One genomic window of Pseudomonas chlororaphis subsp. piscium includes the following:
- the ppsR gene encoding posphoenolpyruvate synthetase regulatory kinase/phosphorylase PpsR, with the protein MKRSAFFISDGTGITAETLGQSLLAQFENITFSKLTRPYIDSVDKARAMVQQINIAAEKDGFRPIIFDTIVNQDIREILATSNGFMIDIFSTFLAPLELELSEHSSYSVGKSHSIGGNSNYMERIEAVNFALDNDDGARTHYYDKADLILVGVSRCGKTPTCLYMAMQFGIRAANYPLTEDDMERLQLPTALRAHQHKLFGLTIDPDRLTAIRNERKPNSRYSSYAQCEFEVREVENLFRRENIPHINSTHFSVEEISAKILVEKGVERRFK; encoded by the coding sequence ATGAAACGATCTGCTTTCTTTATCTCCGACGGTACCGGCATCACCGCTGAAACCCTCGGCCAGAGCCTCCTGGCGCAGTTCGAAAACATTACCTTCAGCAAACTCACGCGGCCGTACATCGACAGCGTAGATAAAGCGCGGGCCATGGTACAACAAATCAACATCGCCGCCGAAAAGGACGGATTTCGCCCGATTATCTTCGACACCATCGTCAATCAGGACATCCGTGAGATCCTCGCGACGTCCAATGGTTTCATGATCGACATTTTCTCGACCTTCCTCGCCCCCCTGGAGCTGGAATTGAGCGAGCACTCGTCGTATTCGGTCGGCAAGTCCCATTCCATTGGCGGCAACTCCAACTATATGGAGCGGATCGAGGCGGTGAACTTCGCCCTCGACAACGACGACGGCGCCCGTACCCACTACTACGACAAGGCCGACCTGATCCTGGTCGGCGTGTCGCGCTGCGGCAAGACCCCGACCTGCCTGTACATGGCCATGCAGTTCGGCATCCGCGCCGCCAACTACCCGCTGACCGAAGACGACATGGAACGCCTGCAGCTGCCGACCGCCCTGCGCGCCCACCAGCACAAGCTGTTCGGCCTGACCATCGACCCCGACCGGCTTACCGCCATCCGTAACGAGCGCAAGCCCAACAGCCGTTATTCGAGCTATGCCCAGTGCGAGTTCGAAGTGCGCGAGGTGGAAAACCTGTTCCGCCGCGAGAACATTCCGCACATCAACTCCACCCATTTCTCGGTGGAAGAGATCTCGGCGAAGATCCTGGTGGAAAAAGGCGTCGAACGGCGCTTCAAGTAG
- the ppsA gene encoding phosphoenolpyruvate synthase, which translates to MVEYVVSLDKLGVHDVEHVGGKNASLGEMISNLAGAGVSVPGGFATTAQAYRDFLELSGLNDQIHAALDALDVDDVNALAKTGAQIRQWIMEAEFPEQLNSEIRTAFAKLSAGNPDMAVAVRSSATAEDLPDASFAGQQETFLNIRGVENVIRAAKEVFASLFNDRAISYRVHQGFDHKLVALSAGVQRMVRSETGTAGVMFTLDTESGFRDVVFITGAYGLGETVVQGAVNPDEFYVHKGTLQAGRPAILRRNLGSKAIKMIYGDEAKAGRSVKTVDVDKADRARFCLTDAEVSELAKQAMIIEKHYKCPMDIEWAKDGDDGKLYIVQARPETVKSRTQANVMERYLLKETGTVLVEGRAIGQRIGAGKVRIIKDVSEMDKVQAGDVLVSDMTDPDWEPVMKRASAIVTNRGGRTCHAAIIARELGIPAVVGCGNATQLLKDGQGVTVSCAEGDTGFIFEGELGFDVKKNSVDAMPELPFKIMMNVGNPDRAFDFAQLPNAGVGLARLEFIINRMIGVHPKALLNYAGLPHEIKDSVDKRIAGYNDPVGFYVDKLVEGISTLAAAFWPKKVIVRLSDFKSNEYANLIGGKLYEPEEENPMLGFRGASRYISESFRDCFELECRALKRVRNDMGLTNVEIMVPFVRTLGEASQVVDLLAENGLKRGENGLRVIMMCELPSNAILAEEFLEFFDGFSIGSNDLTQLTLGLDRDSGIIAHLFDERNPAVKKLLANAIAACNKAGKYIGICGQGPSDHPDLAKWLMEQGIESVSLNPDSVLETWFFLAEGQGAV; encoded by the coding sequence TTGGTAGAGTACGTAGTTTCCCTCGATAAGCTCGGCGTCCATGATGTAGAGCATGTGGGGGGCAAGAACGCATCCCTGGGCGAGATGATCAGTAACCTTGCAGGCGCCGGTGTATCGGTCCCTGGAGGCTTTGCCACGACGGCTCAAGCCTATCGTGATTTTCTCGAATTGAGCGGTCTTAACGACCAGATCCACGCCGCGCTCGACGCCCTGGACGTCGATGACGTGAATGCCCTGGCCAAGACCGGTGCCCAGATCCGTCAATGGATCATGGAAGCTGAGTTTCCCGAGCAACTGAATAGCGAAATCCGCACCGCGTTCGCCAAGCTGTCCGCGGGCAACCCTGACATGGCCGTGGCCGTGCGTTCCTCGGCCACAGCCGAAGACCTGCCGGACGCCTCCTTCGCCGGCCAGCAGGAAACCTTCCTCAATATCCGTGGCGTCGAGAACGTCATTCGCGCCGCCAAGGAAGTCTTCGCTTCCCTGTTCAACGATCGCGCCATTTCCTACCGCGTGCACCAGGGCTTCGACCACAAGCTGGTCGCCCTGTCTGCCGGCGTGCAGCGCATGGTGCGTTCGGAAACCGGTACCGCCGGCGTAATGTTCACCCTCGACACCGAGTCGGGTTTCCGTGACGTGGTGTTCATCACCGGCGCCTACGGCCTGGGTGAAACCGTCGTTCAAGGTGCGGTGAACCCGGACGAGTTCTACGTTCACAAGGGCACCCTGCAAGCCGGTCGCCCGGCCATCCTGCGCCGCAACCTGGGCAGCAAGGCGATCAAGATGATCTACGGCGACGAGGCCAAGGCCGGTCGCTCGGTCAAGACCGTCGACGTCGACAAGGCCGATCGCGCGCGTTTCTGCCTGACCGACGCCGAAGTCAGCGAACTGGCCAAGCAGGCGATGATCATCGAGAAGCACTACAAGTGCCCGATGGACATCGAGTGGGCCAAAGACGGCGACGACGGCAAGCTGTACATCGTCCAGGCCCGTCCGGAAACCGTGAAGAGCCGCACCCAGGCCAACGTCATGGAACGTTACCTGTTGAAGGAAACCGGCACCGTGCTGGTGGAAGGTCGCGCCATCGGCCAGCGCATCGGCGCCGGTAAGGTGCGGATCATCAAGGACGTGTCGGAGATGGACAAGGTCCAGGCCGGCGACGTGCTGGTGTCCGACATGACCGACCCGGACTGGGAACCGGTGATGAAGCGTGCGAGCGCCATCGTCACCAACCGTGGCGGTCGTACCTGCCATGCCGCGATCATCGCTCGCGAGCTGGGTATTCCAGCGGTTGTCGGTTGTGGCAACGCTACCCAGCTGTTGAAAGATGGCCAGGGCGTGACCGTATCCTGCGCTGAAGGCGACACCGGTTTCATCTTCGAAGGTGAACTGGGCTTCGACGTGAAGAAAAACTCCGTCGACGCCATGCCGGAGCTGCCGTTCAAGATCATGATGAACGTCGGCAACCCGGACCGTGCCTTCGACTTCGCCCAGTTGCCGAACGCCGGTGTGGGCCTGGCCCGCCTGGAATTCATCATCAACCGCATGATCGGCGTGCACCCCAAGGCGCTGCTGAACTACGCTGGCCTGCCCCATGAAATCAAGGACAGCGTCGACAAGCGTATCGCCGGTTACAACGATCCGGTCGGTTTCTATGTCGACAAGCTGGTTGAAGGCATCAGCACCCTGGCCGCGGCCTTCTGGCCGAAAAAAGTCATCGTGCGTCTGTCGGACTTCAAGTCCAACGAATACGCCAACCTGATCGGTGGCAAGCTCTACGAGCCGGAAGAAGAAAACCCGATGCTGGGCTTCCGCGGTGCTTCGCGTTACATCAGCGAATCCTTCCGTGACTGCTTCGAACTCGAGTGCCGCGCCCTCAAGCGTGTGCGCAACGACATGGGCCTGACCAACGTCGAGATCATGGTGCCGTTCGTCCGTACCCTGGGCGAAGCCAGCCAGGTGGTGGATCTGCTGGCCGAAAACGGTCTCAAGCGCGGTGAAAACGGCCTGCGCGTGATCATGATGTGCGAGCTGCCTTCCAACGCGATCCTGGCCGAAGAGTTCCTCGAGTTCTTCGACGGCTTCTCCATCGGTTCCAACGACCTGACCCAGCTGACCCTGGGCCTGGACCGCGATTCGGGCATCATCGCGCACCTGTTCGACGAGCGTAATCCGGCGGTCAAGAAGCTGCTGGCCAACGCCATCGCCGCCTGCAACAAGGCTGGCAAATACATCGGTATTTGCGGCCAGGGCCCGTCCGACCACCCGGACCTGGCCAAGTGGCTGATGGAACAGGGCATCGAAAGCGTCTCGCTGAACCCGGATTCCGTACTGGAAACCTGGTTCTTCCTGGCCGAGGGGCAGGGTGCGGTCTAA
- a CDS encoding alpha/beta fold hydrolase: MQSSSNLFPVALISAERRGDLSEDVYRLKPGNSPDASVELAVTRLGMADEPESRGVPVILLHGSFSNRRFWYSPKGIGLGAYLARMGFDVWIPEMRGHGLSRRNADYRKNRVADYAQYDLPAIGAFVREQSGQVPHWVGHSLGGITLAAALGGQYLGEPAVASAALFGCQVSRTYWPLKIPAVEWGGRFILKRFAQLSGSRLKRGPEDEPIGLALEGMRWYGLFGRFGDGQKDWWAGLSDVSLPVLAVSAAGDHQDPTWACRKLFDQLSSEHKQFVCLGREQGFSGNFGHVEMLVSKAAQAEVWPLVARWLKDQQSPLLASGTELAAAS; this comes from the coding sequence ATGCAAAGCAGCAGCAACCTATTTCCCGTCGCCTTGATCAGTGCCGAACGTCGAGGCGACCTGAGTGAAGACGTCTACCGCCTGAAGCCCGGCAACAGCCCGGATGCCTCGGTCGAGCTGGCCGTCACCCGCCTGGGGATGGCGGACGAGCCCGAATCCCGTGGCGTGCCGGTGATCCTGCTGCACGGCAGCTTCTCCAACCGGCGTTTCTGGTATTCGCCCAAGGGCATCGGCCTGGGCGCGTATCTGGCACGCATGGGCTTCGATGTATGGATCCCCGAGATGCGCGGTCACGGTCTGTCGCGACGCAATGCCGACTACCGCAAGAATCGCGTCGCCGACTATGCGCAATACGATCTGCCCGCCATCGGTGCCTTCGTGCGGGAACAAAGCGGCCAGGTTCCGCACTGGGTCGGCCATTCCCTGGGTGGCATTACCCTGGCGGCGGCCTTGGGCGGCCAGTATCTGGGAGAGCCGGCAGTGGCGTCGGCGGCGCTGTTTGGTTGTCAGGTCAGCCGCACCTATTGGCCATTGAAAATCCCGGCGGTGGAATGGGGCGGTCGTTTCATTCTCAAGCGTTTTGCCCAGTTGTCCGGCTCGCGACTCAAGCGCGGCCCTGAAGACGAGCCCATTGGCCTGGCCCTGGAAGGCATGCGTTGGTACGGGCTGTTCGGGCGTTTCGGAGATGGGCAGAAGGACTGGTGGGCCGGTTTGTCCGATGTTTCGCTGCCGGTATTGGCAGTGAGCGCGGCCGGTGATCACCAAGATCCGACCTGGGCCTGCCGCAAGTTGTTTGACCAGTTGAGTTCCGAGCACAAACAGTTTGTCTGTCTGGGGCGCGAACAAGGGTTCAGCGGCAATTTCGGCCACGTCGAGATGCTGGTAAGCAAGGCAGCCCAGGCCGAAGTCTGGCCTTTGGTGGCGCGTTGGTTGAAGGATCAGCAGAGCCCGTTGTTGGCGTCGGGCACCGAACTGGCTGCCGCGAGTTGA
- the rraA gene encoding ribonuclease E activity regulator RraA, whose product MNHYLTPDLCDAYPDLVQVVEPMFSNFGGRDSFGGEIVTIKCFEDNSLVKEQVELKGHGKVLVVDGGGSLRRALLGDMLAEKAAKNGWEGLVIYGCIRDVDVIAQTDLGVQALASHPMKTDKRGIGDLNVVVTFAGVTFRPGEYVYADNNGVIVSPSPLKMPE is encoded by the coding sequence ATGAATCATTACCTCACTCCCGACCTGTGCGATGCCTACCCGGACCTGGTACAGGTGGTTGAACCGATGTTCAGCAATTTCGGTGGCCGCGACTCCTTCGGCGGCGAAATCGTGACCATCAAATGCTTCGAAGATAACTCGCTGGTCAAGGAACAGGTCGAGCTCAAGGGCCATGGCAAGGTACTGGTGGTCGACGGTGGCGGCTCCCTGCGTCGCGCGCTGCTGGGCGACATGCTGGCCGAGAAGGCCGCCAAGAACGGTTGGGAAGGGCTGGTGATCTACGGCTGCATCCGTGACGTCGATGTCATCGCGCAAACCGACCTGGGCGTGCAGGCGCTGGCCAGCCACCCGATGAAAACCGACAAGCGCGGCATTGGCGATCTCAACGTGGTGGTGACTTTTGCCGGGGTGACGTTCCGTCCGGGCGAATATGTCTATGCCGACAACAATGGCGTGATCGTTTCGCCAAGCCCGCTGAAAATGCCTGAATAA
- a CDS encoding zinc transporter ZntB, with product MFEEDNAQWGLVHALVLDGKGGARAIARTELDDLQLQAHESLWLHWDRSHPQTQTWLRKSSGLSEFSCDLLLEENTRPRLLALPDSEFLLFLRGINLNPGAEPEDMVSVRIFGSAQRVISLRLRPLRATDELLVQLGEGKGPKTASELILYMAEYLTHKVQDLVSDLSEVVDAEEEKLDADERYTPEHSNILQIRRRAAGLKRFLAPQRDIFGQLSRIRLPWFADDDGDYWNELNNSLTRYLEELELTRERVGLVLEAEDRRLSVRMNRIMFRFGIITGIFLPMSFLAGLLGINVGGIPLSSSPYGFLVACLLMVLVALGQWWLFRRLRWV from the coding sequence ATGTTCGAGGAAGACAACGCGCAATGGGGGCTGGTACATGCCCTGGTGCTGGACGGTAAAGGTGGTGCGCGTGCGATTGCCCGAACTGAACTGGACGACCTGCAACTGCAAGCCCATGAGAGCCTCTGGCTGCATTGGGATCGCAGTCATCCGCAAACCCAGACCTGGCTGCGTAAATCCAGTGGTCTGAGCGAGTTCAGCTGTGACCTCCTACTCGAAGAAAACACCCGGCCGCGCCTGTTGGCGCTGCCGGATTCCGAGTTCCTGCTGTTTTTACGCGGCATCAACCTCAACCCCGGCGCGGAGCCGGAAGACATGGTTTCGGTACGCATCTTCGGTTCGGCCCAGCGAGTGATCTCTCTGCGCCTGCGACCATTGCGCGCGACCGATGAGCTGCTGGTGCAACTGGGCGAGGGCAAGGGACCGAAAACCGCCTCCGAACTCATCCTTTATATGGCTGAGTACCTGACCCATAAGGTGCAGGACCTGGTCAGCGACCTGTCGGAAGTGGTCGATGCCGAGGAAGAAAAACTGGATGCCGACGAACGGTATACCCCCGAGCACAGCAACATTCTGCAGATTCGTCGACGGGCTGCCGGACTCAAGCGTTTCCTCGCTCCGCAGCGGGATATTTTTGGTCAGCTCAGCCGCATCAGGCTGCCTTGGTTCGCCGATGACGATGGCGATTACTGGAACGAATTGAACAACAGCCTGACCCGCTACCTGGAAGAGCTTGAGTTGACCCGAGAGCGCGTGGGGCTTGTGCTGGAGGCCGAAGACCGACGCCTGAGCGTACGCATGAACCGCATCATGTTTCGCTTCGGGATCATCACCGGGATCTTTCTGCCGATGAGTTTTCTGGCCGGCTTGCTGGGGATCAACGTGGGAGGCATTCCGCTTTCCAGCAGCCCCTACGGGTTTCTGGTGGCCTGCCTGTTGATGGTGCTGGTGGCGCTGGGACAATGGTGGTTATTCCGACGTTTGCGCTGGGTCTGA